AAATACGTCTTTGTTTTTAAAATAAGTAAGAAAAAAACTAGCAAAATTGCTAATTTTAATTAAAGAAAATATGTATTTAATAGTTATTTATCATAATGTTCTAAACAGTGTGTGTATCAAAAATATATTGACATTATATATATATATATATATATATAATGTGTCTTACCAAAAGATAAACAACCAATTGTAAAGGACATTATATGAAAAAATTACTAACAATATTAGGATCTGTTGGGCTAATGGCTACAACTAGTGCTGCAGTAATTGCTTGTGGTGATAGAGCACCAAATATAAAACAAAAAGAAGAAAAGACAAAACCTTCTGAGGCACCTAAAAATGAAGAGTCTAAAAAGGAAGAAAAGAAACAAGAAGAATTTCAACCTAAATTTTCAGATGTTGAAAATAAAACTCTAGGTAATTTTGAACCAAACAATAAGAACACAATATCTCAAGGAGATATCAAAAAAGAGTTGGCTAAGAAATTGAATGTAAATGAATCTGATTTACAAGAATTAAAAACTAACTCATCATCAAATGGAATTGGTTTTGGTTCAGTAAGATCTAAAACCTTTGTTGGTGCTTTAGAATTTAAATTTGAAATAGAAGAAAATAAATAAAAATATATTAAAGTCTCTAGTGATTATGTTTTTATAAAATCCTAGAGATTTTTATTAATATTTAATTCCACATATTACTTAATAGTAATTTATCATAATGTTCCAAATAAGCATTTACCAGGGATACACTTGACATTATATATATATATATATATAATGATTATTGATACGAAAAATATATGTGTATTTCTATGAATACACCACAAAAAGGAAATAATAATATGAAAAAATTACTAACAATATTAGGATCTGTTGGGCTAATGGCTACAACTAGTGCTGCAGTAATTGCTTGTGGTGATAAAACTCAACAAAAAACTCCTGACAAAAAAGAAGAAAATAAACCAGCCGAGGAAAAGAAAGAAGAAAAAACTGAAGAACCTAAAAAAGAAGAAGAAAAGAAAGAAGAAACTAAACAACCTAATTTTTCAAGTGTTGAAAACCAGGTTTTTAGTAACTTTGAACCTGATGAAAATAATATAATTCCTCAAGCAAAAATAAAAGAAGAGTTAGCTAAAAAATTGGATGTTAGTAAACCTGAATTACAAGAATTAAAAGTTGATTATGAAAAGAAAACTGGAAGTGTATTCCTTCCAAAACACAATAAAACATTAAACTTTAAATTTAGTACTTATCTTGAATTAGGTGAATTACAAGCAGAAAAGAAAAATAATTTTTCTGTAGTATCTCAAACAAAAATAAAAGAAGAGTTAGCTAAAAAATTAAAAACTGATTCAAGTAAATTACAAGAATTAAAAGTAGATTATGAAAAAAATACTGGTACTGTTAAGGGACCAAAATCTTCTAATCCTATAGAATTTAGATTTTCAGTAAAAGAAGCAAAATAATAGTAAAATCTCTAGTTTCACAGCTTAGAGATTTTTTTATATCTACTTTTGATATTTACACATATATTTAGTTATATATTTATTTTTTATTTTTTTTATTATAAATAATATGACTTTAAACAATTGAATTACAAAAAAACACAATAAATCTAGTCTTGATATCCTACAAAAAATTTTTATTTTTTTCTTTAATCTTAAAGTGTTATTAAAATTACAAAATAACTCAACTCAACCTACCCTAAGAATACACTTGACATTATATATATATATATATATATAATGGTTATTGATAGGGAAAATATATGTGTATTTCTATGAATACACCACAAAAAGGAAATAATATGAAAAAATTACTAACAATATTGGGATCTGTTGGACTAGTTGCAACAACTAGTGCTGCAGTAATTGCTTGTGGTGATAAAACTTCACAAAAAACTCCTGACAAAAAAGAAGAAAAAAAATCTGCTGATTCTAAAAAGGAAGAAAAAGAAAAGACTGAAGAAGAATCTAAAAAAGAAAAAGAGGAAGAAAAGAAAGAAATAGATAGCAAAAGTCCTAAAAAAGATTTAGACTTAGGTGTTTTAGCAAAAGACGAAAATAGATATAATAGTGTCTCTCAGTCTGAAATTAAGAAAAAACTAGCTAAACTATTACAAACAGAAGAATCTAGTCTTACAGACTTAAAAGTTGAATATGGAGAAGAAAGTGGAAAGGGAACAGTTAGATCTCCAAAACATGCAGATCCAGTAAAATTTACTTTTGTTACTGTACTTGATTTAGGTAACGTTCCAACAACTAAAAACAAAGATAAAGAATATGTATCAAATGGAAAGATAAAAGAAGAATTAGCTAAGAAATTAGAATTAAATCAAGGGGATTTATATAATCTGCATGTTGACTCTTCTAATGCTAATTCAGGAACTGGAACAGTTAAATCTTCAAAATTCTCTGGTACTATAAGTTTCAAATTCACAATAAAAGAACAAAAGAATAAATAATAATTCGTCAGTCTCTAATTCTTATTAAAAGATTTAGAGATTTTTTATTTACCTTTACAATTGTTAATTAATATTTCAATTTATTTTGTTGCAAAACCTTTTTTTAAATTGATTTAAATCAATATCTTTTTGAGTAACATTTTTATAAAGTCTTTTTAGAT
This genomic window from Mycoplasma mycoides subsp. capri contains:
- a CDS encoding lipoprotein; translated protein: MKKLLTILGSVGLMATTSAAVIACGDRAPNIKQKEEKTKPSEAPKNEESKKEEKKQEEFQPKFSDVENKTLGNFEPNNKNTISQGDIKKELAKKLNVNESDLQELKTNSSSNGIGFGSVRSKTFVGALEFKFEIEENK
- a CDS encoding lipoprotein encodes the protein MKKLLTILGSVGLVATTSAAVIACGDKTSQKTPDKKEEKKSADSKKEEKEKTEEESKKEKEEEKKEIDSKSPKKDLDLGVLAKDENRYNSVSQSEIKKKLAKLLQTEESSLTDLKVEYGEESGKGTVRSPKHADPVKFTFVTVLDLGNVPTTKNKDKEYVSNGKIKEELAKKLELNQGDLYNLHVDSSNANSGTGTVKSSKFSGTISFKFTIKEQKNK
- a CDS encoding lipoprotein, whose product is MKKLLTILGSVGLMATTSAAVIACGDKTQQKTPDKKEENKPAEEKKEEKTEEPKKEEEKKEETKQPNFSSVENQVFSNFEPDENNIIPQAKIKEELAKKLDVSKPELQELKVDYEKKTGSVFLPKHNKTLNFKFSTYLELGELQAEKKNNFSVVSQTKIKEELAKKLKTDSSKLQELKVDYEKNTGTVKGPKSSNPIEFRFSVKEAK